Proteins co-encoded in one Bremerella sp. TYQ1 genomic window:
- a CDS encoding Gfo/Idh/MocA family protein — MPQYSSENPVKIGIVGAGAVSDYHHVPGIKLDSRATLASVCDASSDLLEKRKSDWGVKKTTTSVEEICTDPEVDAIIIATPNFTHKEISLLATQNGKHVMCEKPLGLNAGEVREMYHSARDNKVVHMTAFTYRFAPSMRYMRSLLNSGQLGEPRHFRSQRFLDWPETSWGWRQYKDKAGAGDLFDMTIHRLDFARDLLGPIKSVCGAVAQFTKRDKTIDGKDCPPSEVDDWSSLIGEFECGAVGVWEGTTLAKGYHRNGFGHEWAEVNGSEGSAVYQLHEPNKILLGKTGDDLHPVEVPKEFLTPEGSPRTTDMGEAATIFRYDLMWEFVSAISEERECVPSYYEGLMAQIVADSVLESYEKRAWVDIPDEPV; from the coding sequence ATGCCCCAGTATTCTTCGGAAAACCCCGTAAAAATCGGCATCGTCGGCGCTGGCGCGGTCAGCGACTACCATCACGTTCCCGGCATCAAGCTCGACTCGCGAGCGACGCTGGCATCGGTTTGTGACGCCAGTAGCGACCTTCTCGAGAAGCGCAAATCGGACTGGGGCGTGAAGAAGACCACCACAAGTGTGGAAGAGATTTGTACCGACCCGGAAGTCGACGCCATCATCATTGCGACTCCGAATTTCACCCACAAAGAGATCTCGCTTTTGGCGACCCAAAACGGCAAGCACGTGATGTGCGAAAAGCCACTTGGATTGAACGCCGGAGAAGTCCGCGAGATGTATCACTCGGCACGCGATAACAAAGTGGTCCACATGACCGCATTCACGTATCGCTTTGCCCCTTCGATGCGATACATGCGTAGCCTGTTGAACTCAGGTCAGCTGGGCGAACCTCGCCATTTCCGCAGCCAGCGTTTCCTCGATTGGCCTGAAACCAGCTGGGGCTGGCGTCAATACAAAGACAAAGCAGGCGCCGGCGACTTGTTCGACATGACGATCCATCGTCTCGACTTCGCCCGTGACTTGTTGGGCCCGATCAAAAGTGTCTGCGGTGCGGTGGCTCAGTTCACCAAGCGCGATAAAACCATCGATGGTAAGGATTGCCCACCGAGCGAAGTCGATGACTGGTCGTCGCTGATCGGCGAGTTTGAATGTGGTGCCGTAGGCGTCTGGGAAGGCACGACGCTCGCCAAAGGTTACCACCGCAATGGTTTCGGTCACGAATGGGCCGAAGTGAACGGCAGCGAAGGATCCGCCGTCTATCAGCTGCACGAGCCAAACAAGATTTTGCTCGGCAAAACAGGTGACGATCTTCACCCGGTAGAAGTGCCCAAAGAATTCCTGACGCCTGAGGGAAGCCCCCGCACCACCGATATGGGTGAAGCTGCGACAATTTTCCGTTATGATTTGATGTGGGAATTCGTCTCGGCGATCAGTGAAGAGCGCGAGTGCGTGCCAAGCTACTACGAAGGGCTGATGGCCCAAATCGTGGCAGACTCGGTCTTGGAGTCGTACGAAAAGCGAGCCTGGGTCGATATTCCCGACGAGCCTGTTTAA
- a CDS encoding beta-ketoacyl-ACP synthase III: MATAQPNSSSRSDSTSPRPVPSGRSHLRSLTGIQILGTGSYVPEKVVPNEDLSSLGCDPQWIIQRTGIRERRHAPEGIATSDMAYESAIAALKSAGVDASEIDLIVVGTFTPDSSTPSTACRLQERLGIRAAAMDVSAACAGFLYAMITAAQFIKTGTSQRALVVGADLLSRIANPEDKKTYPLFGDGAGAVVLGPGSDEQGMLSYTLGSEGDGGPLLCVPGGGSREPLTPEALSEGKQYLYMDGRSVFKWAVRVIEDSIRDVLHHAELTPDDISLVLLHQANVRIIDAACDNLGFPREKMVVNLDLYGNTSAGSVPLVLDEAMEKGLIQRGDRILLCGFGAGLSWGTTVFQW; the protein is encoded by the coding sequence ATGGCGACGGCGCAACCTAATTCCTCTTCCCGCAGTGATTCGACCTCTCCGCGCCCTGTTCCCTCAGGCCGAAGTCATCTTCGCTCGCTAACTGGCATTCAGATCCTGGGAACCGGCAGCTACGTGCCTGAGAAAGTGGTCCCGAACGAAGACCTCTCTTCGCTCGGCTGCGATCCTCAGTGGATTATTCAGCGAACGGGAATTCGCGAGCGACGTCATGCCCCTGAGGGCATCGCTACCAGCGACATGGCTTACGAAAGCGCGATTGCGGCGCTCAAGTCGGCCGGCGTCGATGCCAGCGAGATCGACTTGATCGTTGTCGGAACGTTCACGCCTGACTCGTCGACCCCGTCCACCGCGTGCCGCTTGCAAGAGCGTCTCGGCATTCGCGCCGCCGCGATGGATGTCAGTGCGGCGTGTGCCGGCTTCCTTTATGCGATGATCACCGCGGCTCAGTTCATCAAGACCGGAACCAGCCAACGAGCACTGGTCGTCGGGGCCGATCTTCTTTCGCGGATTGCCAATCCAGAAGATAAGAAGACCTATCCGCTGTTCGGCGACGGAGCCGGAGCGGTGGTTCTCGGGCCTGGTAGTGACGAACAAGGGATGCTTTCTTACACGCTCGGTAGCGAAGGCGATGGCGGTCCGCTGCTGTGTGTTCCTGGGGGTGGTTCCCGAGAACCGCTCACGCCGGAAGCACTTTCCGAAGGGAAGCAGTACCTGTACATGGATGGCCGAAGTGTCTTCAAGTGGGCCGTCCGCGTGATTGAAGACTCGATCCGCGACGTACTGCACCATGCCGAACTGACGCCGGACGATATCTCGCTGGTACTTCTGCATCAGGCCAACGTCCGTATCATCGACGCGGCGTGCGATAACCTTGGCTTTCCGCGTGAGAAGATGGTGGTCAACTTAGACCTTTACGGCAACACGTCGGCTGGAAGTGTCCCGCTTGTCTTGGACGAAGCGATGGAGAAAGGGCTCATCCAACGAGGCGATCGCATCTTGCTGTGCGGCTTCGGTGCCGGGCTGTCGTGGGGCACGACCGTTTTTCAGTGGTAA
- a CDS encoding DUF2750 domain-containing protein: protein MSSGKYAGAVDLSGPDRLQVFIRKVGETKELWGLYVDGWAEATDDDGKKGLVVWPDEQHATLCATDKWRQHTPKQIKLSSFNDRWVDKLVKMRMKVAVFPTPFDGPVFVDPVALRAELL, encoded by the coding sequence ATGTCCTCAGGCAAATATGCCGGCGCGGTCGATTTGAGCGGCCCAGACCGGCTTCAGGTCTTCATTCGTAAAGTCGGCGAAACCAAAGAACTTTGGGGGTTGTACGTCGACGGCTGGGCCGAAGCGACCGACGACGACGGCAAGAAGGGTTTAGTCGTTTGGCCGGACGAACAACATGCGACCCTTTGCGCTACCGATAAGTGGCGACAACACACCCCTAAGCAAATCAAGCTGTCCAGCTTCAACGATCGTTGGGTCGATAAGCTTGTCAAAATGCGAATGAAAGTGGCCGTGTTTCCTACCCCTTTCGATGGGCCAGTGTTTGTCGACCCGGTAGCCTTGCGGGCAGAACTTCTATAA